GTACGCCCAGATAAGAGTCTCGAAAATCTTGAAGTCAAATCGGTAGTAAAGAAAATGAAAGATAAAGCTTTTGCTAAAGCAGTCAATAGAGAAACCATTATAAAAAGTTCTGAAGACATGGGAATTGATTTGCGGGAACATATACAGTTTATTATTCAAGCGCTTGCCTCTGCAAAACACCAGCCAGATTACCAACAAGTTAGTCTAATTTAAAATAACCTCTTCGCATGAAAATGCGAAGAGGTTATTTTTTTGAAAATATAGTTTCAGGCATGACCTGTAATAATATACGGGAGTTCTTAATTGGAGGCAAAGACAAGTTTAATAGTAATAATTAGGCGGCTTCAACATATATAAATAATAAGTAAACAATTAATCAGCAAAATGATTTTATTATTGGTGTATTTAAAGAGGAGAGGGATAATGGGGAAAATAGTTGATAAACTTACCGTAAATCTTGCTGATGGAAAAGCTAAGAACAAGATTTACAATCATTTTCTGAAACTTCTGGAGAAGCAAGAAAACTATGATGTCCGTCCGTTAGTATTTCTTTGTATAGGCTCAGATCGCTATACTGGAGATGCATTAGGCCCTCTAGTTGGGACACACCTAGAAGAACATAGCAACTGTATTATATATGGAAGTTTAGAGCTTCCAGTCCATGCTGGTAATCTTGTAGAAACTATTAATCAGATTAACCAAAAGTATTATTACCCAATTATTATTGCAATTGATGCTTGTTTGGGGAAAAGTAGTGAGATTGGAAATATGGAAATATGGGAAGGTGGCTTGCATGCTGGAATCGCTGTTGGCAATCGCTTACCTTGTGTTGGTCATATCTCAATTGTTGGTGTTGTCAATGCTGGCGGACAGATCGGATATATTGATTTGCAAAGTACTCCGTTATCCATTGTAATAAAATTAAGTAAAGTAATTGGTGAGTCTTTGGTTGACTCAATGCATGTAGTAAGATCGAGGCTTTCAGAGAAAATATCAGGATAAGAGCTTAGTCAGAGAATAATTTATCCCACATCACGTAAACCATAACCAGGACTATAGAGAATAGAATGCCAATATCGCCGACATAATTTTCCATAAGCACACTCCCTAAATGAAAATTGGATTTTTCTGCTTTTATTTAATGTTTGATTCTTGGTTTTAAAAGCAAAGGTTCTTTGTAAGCCAAATTAAATTGTTTTTGACAGGCACAATCTATACGATCTCGCCATAGAATGAATCACATACTTGGCGGGGGTGATGGTTAGTGTCTTTTTTATTAGCTCTTGCGACTACAATTATAAAAAGTATTTCGTTGCTTGTTGCCTATGTAACAAACAACACGTTTCCTTTACCATTATCCGAAAAAGAAGAGCAAATATACCTTGATAGACTAAAAAATGGTGATGAAACAGCAAAGAATATCTTAATTGAACGTAATTTGCGATTAGTGGCGCACATTGTTAAGAAATTTGACAACACAGGTGAAGATGTTGATGATTTGATCTCTATTGGAACAATTGGTCTGATTAAAGCGATAAATACTTTTGATGTAGCCAAAAAAATTCGGTTGGCTACATACGCAGCACGGTGTATTGAAAATGAAATATTGATGCATTTGCGAAGTACTCGCAGGATAAGATCTGAAGTGAGCTTATATGATCCAATTGGCGTAGATAAAGAAGGAAATGAGTTATCTTTCGTGGTTTATCTGTGCAGATCCATGAGGTAGCCGAGGGTAAAGGATAAGCGTAAACTCATCGCCATGTTGATGTTTATCCTTGCGGTAGGTTGCAAAGTCCAATAAATATTTGAGCATTTGATTTTTTACAGCTGGATCAGACACTATGGAATAAGCCTGAAGTAATGATTTAGCTGTTGGCATAATTGTTTGAACACTGGTGCTTTCTGCACAGACATTAAGTGAATTATCTGTTTGTGCTATCGCTTCCTGGATTTCTTTAATGCGATTGGCGAGTTTTTTAGAACGGCTCTGATAGATCTCTTCATCATAAATATTTCGTTCAAGCAATTCATATAAGCGATCGGTTTGAAACTCAAGCTCTTTCAACTCTTTGCGAAGGTTTGAAAGGGCTTTTATTTTTAAGTTCAAAATACTGCTGTTATTATCGCAAGGAAGATTTGTATTCCATTGCATGCAGTAGTGTTCAAGCCAAATGGATAAAGCATGGAGTAGTTTTTCTTCGACAAATTCGAACCGGCTGCTTTTATTTGGACAATGTTTATTATAACACATTAAGTGTGGATATTGCTGATGGGTATATGGACGATAAATCATTGAAGTTCCGCAAATGGCGCACTTTATTAATCCGGCCAACGGATTGGTAATTGCACGCTGATGGGGAGAGTGATGCTTTTTTGCCAATTTCTCTTGAATTTGGGTGAACTCTTCTTCTGTTATATACGCCTCGTGTGTGTTGTAGATCCAAATTTGTTCTTCGCGTGAGCGAGATCGAGTCTCTTTTTTCTTCCCTGGTATTGCAGATTTTTTAATTTCTTTTTTCTTCCATACAGTATTCCCGCAATATACTGGATTTTTTAACATATTAAGGATTGAAGCGGCAGTCCAGCGTTTGCCAGTATAGGAGAGAAAGCCAAGCTGATTGAGTTCATTGGCTATTTTGTTAGCTCCCATACTACCAGTACGATACATAGAAAAAATAAAATCGGTTGGTTCTTTTTGCTCAGGATGTTTCAATAAGCGGCGCTTTCGGTTGTTTTTATCAATTAGATATCCATAGGGAGGGATGCTGCCAAGATAATTTCCCTCTTCAAGTGATCGTATGCGTCCTCCTTGAAGGCGGCGGGTGATGATTTTTAGTTCTTTACGTGCCATAAAGGCTTCAAACTCGGTATATTCTTCGTCTAGGTCATTGTCAAGATCGTAGATTTTTCGAGGAGTAACGATCTTTGTATGCGAATTTTTAAAAGTATCTATTATCAGGCCTTGATCTTGCATTTTACCACGGCCTAAACGATCAATGTCCATGCACCATACAGATTTCCAGATGCCATGTTCGACTGCTTTTAAAAGTTCAATAACAACAGGGCGATGGATAATACTCTCACCAGAAACAACTTCTTGATAAATGTTGCTAATAGTAACTCCATATTCTTTAGCAAGCTTAAGAAGAGCATTTTTATGTTTGGCCAATGTTTCACCTTCGCCACGGGCTTCAGCTTCGTGATCTTCACGTGACTTACGGAGATAGAAACAGGCTGGCTCAAGCTCTTTTGGGTTCACATAGCTATTCATGCAATCACCTTCTTTAATAAAAGATGCCCCGGGTGGGGCATCTTTTAAAATAACTTTCTACAATATGGAATTAAGCTGATTTGATAGAATAGGCATTTAATTGCTAGCTGCCTCAGTCAGTTGATCGCGATCTTTCTCTTTGATCTATGTATATGAGCTTTTGGTTGTCTCTACAACCGTAATTTATTAATGGCTCAGTGAATAAATTACTACATGGTTTGACTGCACCCAAATGTTTCTAGGGTAAATGAGCTGAAAAATGAAGTCAGACGTATCTGAAGTTATTGATTTTTATCCTTATCTTCATAAGTGACTGTTTTATACAAAGAAGCAATATCTTCGGCAGAGCCTAGATCACATACTGGTATATTCTCTCTACCCTGTATGACGCGGTTAAGCGCTTCCTTAGCTGCAGTTAATTGCTGATCAGTGAGTTGATCAATAAGGTGATGTAATTCTGTTCTAATATTCATAAGTGAGTCTCCTTTCTTGTATTTATGGATGTCATAGAAATTTGTGCGTAAAATGGGTGACCATTGTAATGTTTTAGGGAAGTCCCAAAGGATTCATTGCATAGGATAAACAGAGGTGATCCTATGGATAATGAGTATTATGCAACCTATACGCTGGATAAAGTGGTTATACATATTGTTTCTCCACCACAAAAAAGTAAAGATGAAGTTAAGAAATGCCTTTATCAGTATCATTCCGCATTTCTTTGCTGGTGGAATACACTTAGCATGGAAGAATGTCTGAAAATCAACAAATCGCCGGAATTAAACCAGGCGGATAAGTATTAAGTCCTTTACCCAACATGCATAATGTAGAGAATTATATGTTAACTAAATCAAATTTAGTTAACATATTTCGAAAATGTGCATATCTTAAAATATAGTAAGTAATGTGGGGGGACTTTATGAAGACGAACTATCTAGCTATACATCAGCGGTGCAAAGTCTGCCAGCATAAATTCGATTGTTTATTAAGTCCTAGTTATCGATATAATCCAGCAAGAATTGAATTTGTTTTCTTTCCTGAACTAGTTGTCGAATCTTCTTTTGCAGAACTTTTCCCGGAACTTAGTTTCTATCCATAAAAAAATGAGCGATATTTGCTTATAATCAGGTTTCTTGGGTAAATATAAAATCAAAAATTAGGTGAAGGCGGATCTAAGATGCAAGATATTCGGCAAATAGAGACTATCATTCAAGAATTACGAGCCAGATTACATGAAATAGCAAGCAAAAGGTCTTTGACAGATCCTGAGGTAATTAAAGCTAGCCAAGAGCTAGATGAAATGTTAATTAAATATGAAAAATTTTTCAAAATGAAAATTGATGATGATTTTACTGAGCCGTAAGGCTCTTTTTTATTAAAGCAAATATGTGCAGCTATGTAAACCATCAATTATCGAAATTTAGTATTTAAGTGGATTTATTCTGGCTTTAACATGTTATAAAGCGTGAATATGTATAATGATAATACTCATAATCAAGATGTAGGCAAGTTTATAAAGAAAATAGTGGCTGGCGATAGAGTAGCAAATGATATCTCTTCGACATAGGATATCGTGTTCCTAGCAATAAACATCAAAGGAGGAGTTAGGATGGGATTTGGAGGATTTGGTGGCGGACGCGGTAATAACAGTTGTGTGATTATAATTGTAATCATCCTGTTGTTTTTCTTCTGTTGTGGAAACGACTACTCGTCTGATTGTTAATTACTTATCGCTGAGCTTCAAGAACACCACTGTAAGCCACAAGCTTACAGTGGTATTTGCATTTCTTGGCTTTAATGATTAAAGAAGAATTTATAACAGAGAACCAGAATAAATGAATATTAAAGAATCGGGGACGGGAATAATTGAATGAATACATTTAAAGTTAGGAGAGCACATGATGGCAATGACTGTGTGGATGAGTAATGACATGACAGAAAAAATTTCATATAGCCAGGATGAATATCACTTGATAAAACTGGGATCAGCTCAGCCGGTCTTATTGGGTAATGAATTTAGTGAAGCAAAAGAATTTCTGCAAGAAATGGGTAGATATGATATTTTAAAGCAGCTGCCTAACTAATCCGATGATGCATTGCAATTTTATCTAGCAAGCCTATCGGTTGCAGCAGCAATCTTGTGACTGTCAGTCTATTCCTATAGCTGTAAAGAAGGCAGTTAAGAAAAATTGATTTGATCATTGCGAAAATGGTGAGAAGGATAATGCGAAAATAGGGACGTTTGTCTTATTATAGCTGCAGATGGCTTGTTCGATATATTTTATAGAACAAGTTAATATCTGGAGGGAAATGCAATGTCGTTTTCTCGAGAGTTGGCTAGACAACAGATAAGGTATGAAATAAAAAAGACTAAGCAACCCGTTTTTATCACTGTTTTTTCTATTACGCTAATGTGTTTTATTATGAAATATTTGTTGTAAAAAACTACTTGCCGCTCTTAAAGAGCGGCTTTGCATTTAATAAATGATATTGTTGAAGACAGATAATCTTATGAGGGTAACGAGATTACATTGATTGATGTTTTAGGTACAGCACCTGACGTTGTTGCTGAAGCGGTAGAAAATCAATGTGAACATGAACGCTTAAATAAACAAATAGGACGGCTGAGCAGTCGTGAAAAGTGGGTATTGGAAATGCGATTTGGGATGCCTGACGGAAGCAGGAAGACGCAACGCGATATTGCAAAGATGTTGGGAATTTCTCGTTCATATGTATCTAGAATTGATAAACGTGAGACTTAAATGACAAATTGGACTTAATCCAAGGCATCAGAAGCTCCAATCAATCTCGTTTTTAGTCTTTCTTGCATAAATCGTTGCTATTTTTAACGTGATAGCTCGGCGCTGTTCAAACGTCTTAGCTTCAATGATTTCATCCGGTGATATCAACATTGCCGGCTTATTTTTTTGCCTAAGTTTAGATAAAGATTGCTGGGTAGCAGCTATTTCTTTACTAAGTGGCTGCAATTCTCTTTCGGCAGCATCAAGTTCTAGTATTCCGTCTTTTGCCCACTTGACAAGTGCTGCTTGTTTTTTTCGTAATGCAGCCAGATAAATCACTAACTTGTCAGGAGTAACCGAATTTACCTGAACGTTTTTCATGACTTTATTAAAATCAATTTTTCTTTTTGCAAAATCATATAATTTAGCCCAGACCATTTCGTCAAATACATCGGCGCGGATTAATTTACTGTGGCATTCTCGGATCTTGAAATCCTTAGAAGAGCAATAGTAATATTTATAGTCATGACCTTTTTGGTTTCTTGTTTTAGCAATCATACTATAGCCGCAAATGCCGCATTTTAAAATGTTACGAAGCAAATATTCAGCTTTGGTATTGCGCTTTGAAATAATGCTGTTGTTTTTCATGACTTTCTGGGCTTCATTAAAAACTTCACGGCTGACGATTGCAGGGACTTCTATGGGGATCCATTCTGATTTATCGCGTAAGATTCGTTTCTTCTTATATTGGCTGATTTTCTTATCGTAACGCATCATTGACCATTTTAAACCAGCATACGATTCATTGCAGAGCATTCTATGAATATGGGTAGGGGTAAACGGCTTGCCCGATTTATTGACAATGCCCAGCGACCGCAGTTCTAATGATATTTGCCTAACGCCAATTTGCTTATTAATATATGTTTCAAATATTAACCGAACAATTTCAGCATCTTGTTCATTTACTATGTACATACTATTATCTTTGTCATAATCATAGCCAAATAGTTTATCATTAAAGGTGAGTTTACCTTGGCGGGCTTTTGCTTTTTTACCACCCATAGTACGCTCACGAATTTTGGCTTTTTCGAATTGGCTAATAGCGCCGCGAATCATAAAAAACAGCTTTCCTTCTGGAGATGCATCATAGTCGTGGGTGCAGAATATCAGATTGGCTTTTGCCTGCTCAATTTCGGCAGCTATTTGCAGTTGAATGTCAAGGACACGGGCCATGCGGTCAGGATCATACATAATAATATGGTTAATAAGGCCGTTTCGTAAATCCTGGCGAAGAATATCTAAGGCGGGGCGTTCAATAAACTCACCAGAATAACCGTCATCTCGATATATCTTATAATCATATAAGGCAAGAGATGTTGCTTTATCAATGCAATTCATGATCTGAGCATCAATGGAGTAGCCAGAACGTGCTTGTTCTTCAGTTGATACACGGACATAAATAGCGTTCATATGACCTCCAAAACTTGCAGGCTGAATAGCCTAGTTGTCTCGGGATTATTGTAAAACAATACTTTTTAAGTATTTATTTGTATTTCTCTCAATTTCAGCTAAGCATTCCTTTGTTAATCTCTTTATACCTCTAAAGCCGTCGCTTTCTGAAGTTTCATTTCTACGAGAATTGAATGTCTTATATGAATCGTTTTGAGCGATATAGACTGCGGATGTAAGAGAGATATT
This sequence is a window from Sporomusaceae bacterium FL31. Protein-coding genes within it:
- a CDS encoding spore protease YyaC, with translation MGKIVDKLTVNLADGKAKNKIYNHFLKLLEKQENYDVRPLVFLCIGSDRYTGDALGPLVGTHLEEHSNCIIYGSLELPVHAGNLVETINQINQKYYYPIIIAIDACLGKSSEIGNMEIWEGGLHAGIAVGNRLPCVGHISIVGVVNAGGQIGYIDLQSTPLSIVIKLSKVIGESLVDSMHVVRSRLSEKISG
- a CDS encoding sporulation sigma factor SigK, with protein sequence MSFLLALATTIIKSISLLVAYVTNNTFPLPLSEKEEQIYLDRLKNGDETAKNILIERNLRLVAHIVKKFDNTGEDVDDLISIGTIGLIKAINTFDVAKKIRLATYAARCIENEILMHLRSTRRIRSEVSLYDPIGVDKEGNELSFVVYLCRSMR
- a CDS encoding serine recombinase, yielding MNSYVNPKELEPACFYLRKSREDHEAEARGEGETLAKHKNALLKLAKEYGVTISNIYQEVVSGESIIHRPVVIELLKAVEHGIWKSVWCMDIDRLGRGKMQDQGLIIDTFKNSHTKIVTPRKIYDLDNDLDEEYTEFEAFMARKELKIITRRLQGGRIRSLEEGNYLGSIPPYGYLIDKNNRKRRLLKHPEQKEPTDFIFSMYRTGSMGANKIANELNQLGFLSYTGKRWTAASILNMLKNPVYCGNTVWKKKEIKKSAIPGKKKETRSRSREEQIWIYNTHEAYITEEEFTQIQEKLAKKHHSPHQRAITNPLAGLIKCAICGTSMIYRPYTHQQYPHLMCYNKHCPNKSSRFEFVEEKLLHALSIWLEHYCMQWNTNLPCDNNSSILNLKIKALSNLRKELKELEFQTDRLYELLERNIYDEEIYQSRSKKLANRIKEIQEAIAQTDNSLNVCAESTSVQTIMPTAKSLLQAYSIVSDPAVKNQMLKYLLDFATYRKDKHQHGDEFTLILYPRLPHGSAQINHER
- a CDS encoding sporulation sigma factor SigK, producing MIDVLGTAPDVVAEAVENQCEHERLNKQIGRLSSREKWVLEMRFGMPDGSRKTQRDIAKMLGISRSYVSRIDKRET
- the cisA_1 gene encoding putative DNA recombinase encodes the protein MNAIYVRVSTEEQARSGYSIDAQIMNCIDKATSLALYDYKIYRDDGYSGEFIERPALDILRQDLRNGLINHIIMYDPDRMARVLDIQLQIAAEIEQAKANLIFCTHDYDASPEGKLFFMIRGAISQFEKAKIRERTMGGKKAKARQGKLTFNDKLFGYDYDKDNSMYIVNEQDAEIVRLIFETYINKQIGVRQISLELRSLGIVNKSGKPFTPTHIHRMLCNESYAGLKWSMMRYDKKISQYKKKRILRDKSEWIPIEVPAIVSREVFNEAQKVMKNNSIISKRNTKAEYLLRNILKCGICGYSMIAKTRNQKGHDYKYYYCSSKDFKIRECHSKLIRADVFDEMVWAKLYDFAKRKIDFNKVMKNVQVNSVTPDKLVIYLAALRKKQAALVKWAKDGILELDAAERELQPLSKEIAATQQSLSKLRQKNKPAMLISPDEIIEAKTFEQRRAITLKIATIYARKTKNEIDWSF